Proteins encoded within one genomic window of Paroedura picta isolate Pp20150507F chromosome 17, Ppicta_v3.0, whole genome shotgun sequence:
- the FLCN gene encoding folliculin, with protein sequence MNAIVVLCHFCELHGPRTLFCTEVLHAPLPQGPGNGDSPGQEEEEGGIQMSSRIRSHSPAEGASADSSSPGPKKSDMCEGCRSLPAGHPGYVSHDKETSIKYVSHQHPNHPQLFSIVRQACVRSLSCEVCPGREGPIFFGDEQHGFVFSHTFFIKDSLARGFQRWYSIITVMMDRIYLINSWPFLLGKIRGIIDELQGKALRVFEAEQYGCPQRAQRMNTAFTPFLHQRNGNAARSLTSLTNDENLWACLHTSFAWLLKACGSRLTEKLLEGAPTEDTLVQMEKLADLEEESEGWDNSEEEDGKPASRANPGEGRELVKSPTDSSLVLDCGSWNGGVRNQPVFRSLRHLRQVLGVSAFHMLAWHVLMGNQVIWKARDPDLVQSAFNVLRTMLPVGCVRIIPYSDKYEEAYRCNFLGLAPHVPVPPHILSSEFAVLVEVRTATRSSLYPVLFDDEQALSKYEFVVTSGSPVVADRVGPTILSKIEAALSNQNLLVDVVDQCLICLKEEWMNKVKVLFKFTKVDSRPKEDTQKLLSILGASEEDNVKLLKFWMTGLSKTYKSHLMSTVRSPTLSSTSESRN encoded by the exons ATGAATGCCATCGTCGTCCTGTGTCATTTCTGCGAACTGCATGGCCCACGGACGCTCTTCTGCACTGAAGTCCTCCACGCCCCCCTTCCGCAGGGCCCGGGAAATGGGGACAGCCctgggcaggaagaggaagaagggggcaTTCAGATGAGCAGTCGGATTCGCTCTCACAGCCCGGCCGAGGGTGCCAGTGCCGACTCCAGCAGCCCGGGACCGAAGAAATCGGATATGTGTGAG GGCTGTCGTTCCCTTCCGGCGGGCCACCCGGGCTACGTCAGTCACGACAAAGAGACCTCCATAAAGTATGTCAGCCACCAGCACCCTAACCACCCACAGCTCTTCAGCATTGTGCGCCAGGCGTGCGTCCGGAGTCTCAGCTGCGAG GTGTgcccgggccgcgaaggccccatCTTCTTTGGGGACGAGCAGCACGGGTTCGTGTTCAGCCACACCTTCTTCATCAAGGACAGCCTGGCACGGGGGTTCCAGCGCTGGTACAGCATCATCACCGTCATGATGGACCGCATCTACCTCATCAACTCTTGGCCCTTCCTGCTGGGCAAGATCCGGGGGATCATCGACGAGCTGCAGGGCAAAGCGCTGAGG GTGTTCGAGGCGGAGCAGTACGGCTGCCCACAGAGGGCCCAGCGCATGAACACGGCCTTTACACCGTTCCTGCACCAGAGGAACGGCAATGCAGCCCGGTCCCTCACCTCGCTGACCAACGATGAGAACCTGTGGGCTTGTCTCCACACCTCCTTTGCGTG GCTCTTGAAGGCTTGCGGGAGCCGGCTGACAGAGAAATTGCTGGAGGGCGCCCCCACTGAGGACACGCTTGTCCAGATGGAGAAGCTCGCAG ATCTTGAGGAAGAATCCGAAGGCTGGGATAACTCCGAGGAGGAGGACGGGAAACCGGCCAGCCGGGCGAATCCCGGGGAAGGCCGCGAGCTGGTCAAGAGCCCGACCGATTCGTCTCTGGTGCTGGACTGCGGCAGCTGGAATGGTGGAGTCAGAAACCAGCCAGTTTTCCGGTCTCTCCGTCATTTGAGACAG GTCCTGGGCGTGTCGGCTTTCCACATGCTGGCGTGGCACGTCCTCATGGGGAACCAGGTCATCTGGAAAGCGCGGGACCCAGACCTCGTCCAGTCTGCCTTCAACGTCCTACGG ACCATGCTGCCCGTCGGCTGCGTTCGGATCATCCCCTACAGCGACAAATACGAAGAAGCCTACAGGTGTAACTTCCTAGGCCTCGCCCCTCATGTGCCAGTTCCGCCTCACATCCTGTCATCTG AGTTTGCCGTCCTCGTGGAAGTCCGCACGGCCACCCGCTCGAGCCTCTACCCCGTCTTGTTCGACGACGAACAGGCGCTCAGCAAATACGAATTCGTGGTCACCAGCGGGAGCCCCGTTGTGGCGGACAGAG TTGGTCCAACCATCTTGAGCAAGATTGAAGCCGCTCTGTCGAACCAGAACCTCCTGGTGGACGTCGTGGACCAGTGCCTCATCTGCCTGAAGGAGGAGTGGATGAA CAAAGTGAAAGTCCTCTTCAAGTTCACCAAAGTGGACAGCCGGCCGAAGGAAGACACCCAGAAACTGCTGAGCATTCTGGGAGCCTCGGAGGAGGACAACGTGAAGCTGCTCAAGTTCTGGATGACGGGCCTCAGCAAGACCTACAAATCCCACCTCATGTCGACTGTGCGCAGCCCGACATTGTCGTCGACCTCAGAGTCTCGGAACTAG
- the PLD6 gene encoding mitochondrial cardiolipin hydrolase isoform X2, translated as MRGGACQAPLSFHPMGRPRGERAGEAVGARRMRSSVVVVVAEAAMWRGGAFVSLAVALALAVEALAEWLLRRRRRKAPGREVLFFPSRLTCVEGLLAAAERGGAAPSCPCPLPHGDSPLARLLGRLLGARRSLELCVFAFSSPQLGRAVLLLHRRGVRVRVVTDADYMALRGSQIGLLRRAGIQVRHDQDSGYMHHKFAIIDKQLLLTGSLNWTAQAIQHNRENVLILEDADQKRVKSSSPDPRRTESRPLEDL; from the exons atgcgcggcggcgCGTGCCAGGCGCCGTTATCTTTCCACCCAATGGGGAGGCCGCGAGGGGAAAGAGCGGGAGAGGCCGTTGGCGCGCGGCGCATGCGCAGCAGCGTCGTCGTCGTGGTCGCTGAGGCGGCCATGTGGCGCGGCGGGGCCTTCGTGTCGCTGGCGGTGGCGCTGGCCCTGGCGGTGGAGGCGCTGGCCGAGTggctgctgcggcggcggcggcggaaggCCCCGGGGCGCGAGGTGCTCTTCTTCCCGTCGCGGCTGACGTGCGTGGAGGGCCTGCTGGCGGCGGCGGAGCGGGGCGGCGCGGCCCCCTCGTGCCCCTGCCCGCTGCCCCACGGCGACAGCCCCCTGGCCCGCCTGCTGGGCCGCCTGCTGGGCGCGCGCCGCTCCCTCGAGCTCTGCGTCTTCGCCTTCTCCAGCCCGCAGCTCGGCCGCGCCGTCCTCCTCCTGCACCGCCGCGGCGTCCGCGTGAGGGTCGTCACCGACGCCGACTACATGGCCCTGCGCGGCTCCCAGATCGGCCTCCTCCGCCGCGCCG GGATCCAGGTGCGTCACGACCAGGACAGCGGCTACATGCACCATAAATTTGCCATCATAGACAAACAGTTGCTGCTCACTGGCTCCCTCAACTGGACCGCCCAAGCCATCCAGCACAACAGGGAGAATGTTTTGATTCTGGAAGATGCAGA
- the PLD6 gene encoding mitochondrial cardiolipin hydrolase isoform X1 → MRGGACQAPLSFHPMGRPRGERAGEAVGARRMRSSVVVVVAEAAMWRGGAFVSLAVALALAVEALAEWLLRRRRRKAPGREVLFFPSRLTCVEGLLAAAERGGAAPSCPCPLPHGDSPLARLLGRLLGARRSLELCVFAFSSPQLGRAVLLLHRRGVRVRVVTDADYMALRGSQIGLLRRAGIQVRHDQDSGYMHHKFAIIDKQLLLTGSLNWTAQAIQHNRENVLILEDAEYVKLFLKEFEKIWENYNPANYIFFSKEQAPQKQKPETERQLNKR, encoded by the exons atgcgcggcggcgCGTGCCAGGCGCCGTTATCTTTCCACCCAATGGGGAGGCCGCGAGGGGAAAGAGCGGGAGAGGCCGTTGGCGCGCGGCGCATGCGCAGCAGCGTCGTCGTCGTGGTCGCTGAGGCGGCCATGTGGCGCGGCGGGGCCTTCGTGTCGCTGGCGGTGGCGCTGGCCCTGGCGGTGGAGGCGCTGGCCGAGTggctgctgcggcggcggcggcggaaggCCCCGGGGCGCGAGGTGCTCTTCTTCCCGTCGCGGCTGACGTGCGTGGAGGGCCTGCTGGCGGCGGCGGAGCGGGGCGGCGCGGCCCCCTCGTGCCCCTGCCCGCTGCCCCACGGCGACAGCCCCCTGGCCCGCCTGCTGGGCCGCCTGCTGGGCGCGCGCCGCTCCCTCGAGCTCTGCGTCTTCGCCTTCTCCAGCCCGCAGCTCGGCCGCGCCGTCCTCCTCCTGCACCGCCGCGGCGTCCGCGTGAGGGTCGTCACCGACGCCGACTACATGGCCCTGCGCGGCTCCCAGATCGGCCTCCTCCGCCGCGCCG GGATCCAGGTGCGTCACGACCAGGACAGCGGCTACATGCACCATAAATTTGCCATCATAGACAAACAGTTGCTGCTCACTGGCTCCCTCAACTGGACCGCCCAAGCCATCCAGCACAACAGGGAGAATGTTTTGATTCTGGAAGATGCAGAGTATGTGAAGCTTTTTCTAAAGGAGTTTGAAAAGATTTGGGAAAATTACAATCCAGCTAACTATATATTCTTCTCCAAAGAACAGGCTCCACAAAAGCAGAAGCCTGAGACAGAAAGGCAGCTTAACAAACGATAG